One part of the Bacteroidia bacterium genome encodes these proteins:
- a CDS encoding DinB family protein — protein sequence MNPSLQKEFHSFEQKKVELLRKLDSYSNPTLSQRPDESTWCVLQVLDHLEKIELATINYLEKKLSHNAPLKKSGFMTSFKSFALHNALRIPFAKYRAPKRLMGGDEPRNYEEIKESWTATRQKLEEILEPMSEELIHAEFFNNPNVGRIKIIQQMSFLNLHFDRHRKQVDKIISQVDT from the coding sequence ATGAACCCTTCCCTTCAAAAAGAATTCCATTCCTTCGAGCAAAAGAAAGTAGAACTCCTCAGAAAACTGGATAGTTATTCAAATCCGACCTTATCCCAAAGACCGGATGAAAGCACCTGGTGTGTTTTGCAGGTACTGGATCATTTGGAGAAAATCGAGTTGGCTACGATCAATTATCTCGAGAAAAAATTAAGTCATAATGCTCCTTTAAAAAAAAGTGGATTCATGACTTCGTTTAAATCTTTCGCTCTGCACAATGCTCTCCGCATTCCCTTTGCAAAATACCGGGCACCCAAGCGCCTGATGGGAGGAGATGAGCCTCGAAATTATGAGGAAATAAAGGAAAGTTGGACGGCTACTCGTCAAAAGCTAGAGGAGATTCTTGAGCCCATGAGCGAAGAACTCATTCATGCCGAATTTTTCAACAATCCCAATGTCGGCCGGATCAAGATTATTCAGCAAATGAGTTTTTTGAATCTTCATTTCGATCGACACCGTAAACAGGTAGATAAGATTATCTCTCAAGTTGATACCTAG
- a CDS encoding DUF1080 domain-containing protein, with protein sequence MRLSPYIIPLFLLFVACESEPEIISKSLFNGTDLSGWYMDVPDLESDSSLQKPFLVRDGKLISLGLPNGHLISDSSYSNYRLEVEYRFANDPGNCGVLVHASTPRSLYEMFPKSIEVQMYHENAGDFWCIVEDIKVPDMEARRGPKEEWGIREGKKRRILNLTDGSEKPLGEWNAMKIECLGNEIKVWVNGDLVNYGYESTASSGQIALQAEGAEVEFRKVFLTEITALSGEKKQE encoded by the coding sequence ATGAGATTATCCCCATATATCATACCTCTTTTCCTGCTCTTTGTGGCTTGTGAATCAGAGCCTGAAATTATAAGCAAAAGCCTCTTCAATGGCACTGATTTGAGTGGCTGGTACATGGATGTACCGGATCTCGAAAGTGATAGTAGTTTACAAAAACCCTTCCTGGTAAGAGATGGAAAACTCATAAGCCTCGGCCTTCCTAATGGGCATTTGATTAGTGATTCTTCTTACAGCAATTATCGGCTGGAGGTAGAGTATCGCTTTGCCAATGATCCCGGCAATTGTGGGGTGCTCGTTCATGCCTCAACTCCCCGGTCATTGTATGAGATGTTTCCAAAATCTATAGAAGTTCAAATGTATCACGAAAATGCCGGCGACTTCTGGTGCATTGTGGAAGACATCAAAGTTCCGGATATGGAAGCCCGCCGTGGCCCGAAAGAGGAATGGGGCATCCGTGAAGGAAAGAAAAGGCGTATCCTGAATCTGACAGATGGCTCCGAAAAACCTTTGGGCGAGTGGAACGCCATGAAGATCGAATGCCTGGGAAATGAGATCAAGGTTTGGGTAAATGGAGATTTGGTGAACTATGGCTACGAAAGTACAGCCAGCTCCGGGCAGATCGCTTTGCAGGCAGAAGGAGCAGAGGTCGAGTTTAGGAAGGTGTTTTTAACTGAGATTACTGCCTTGAGTGGAGAAAAGAAGCAGGAATAG